From Pontibacter actiniarum, a single genomic window includes:
- a CDS encoding exo-beta-N-acetylmuramidase NamZ domain-containing protein: protein MKKHRLLFLLLMLLCCGHTNFAAADTPRVTIGAERLFTPDYLHLIKGKRVGLVTNHTGLLPDGRHLADVLHRHPDVKLTLLFGPEHGIRGDADTHVANSTDASTGLPVVSLYGKTRKPTPAQLKEVDVLVFDIQDIGARFYTYIATMNHVLEAAAENNIPYVVLDRPNAIGGVYVDGPVGKQVGEPVTGPDQLPVAHGMTVGELALMFNGERAKQQLPQASLTVVPMQHYTRQQWYDQTGLPWVKPSPNMLTLTTAAVYPATCLLEGTNVSEARGTLHPFERIGAAWADGEKLARQLNSYNLKGVRFRPVRFTPDSIVDGVKIYPPKFLGQTCEGAEMVITDRNAFAPAKAGVYILHALQTLYPQQLEWREARMDRLWGTPLVRQQLQSGKKPAAIVKEWNRGLQAFQEVRQQYLLYK from the coding sequence ATGAAGAAACATCGTCTCCTTTTCCTGCTGCTCATGCTACTGTGCTGCGGCCACACAAACTTTGCCGCTGCCGACACGCCACGTGTTACGATCGGTGCTGAACGCCTTTTCACGCCGGACTACCTGCACCTAATAAAGGGCAAGCGCGTGGGCCTGGTTACCAACCACACCGGTTTACTGCCAGACGGCCGCCATCTGGCCGATGTGCTCCACCGGCACCCCGACGTAAAGCTAACGCTGCTCTTCGGACCGGAGCACGGCATCCGGGGCGATGCCGATACCCATGTCGCCAACAGCACCGACGCCAGCACCGGGCTGCCGGTGGTTTCGCTCTACGGTAAAACCCGAAAGCCTACCCCTGCCCAGCTAAAGGAGGTAGATGTGCTTGTGTTTGACATTCAGGATATCGGGGCTCGCTTCTATACTTACATTGCCACCATGAACCACGTGCTGGAGGCCGCCGCAGAAAACAACATTCCGTATGTGGTGCTGGACCGCCCCAATGCTATTGGCGGGGTTTATGTAGATGGCCCGGTCGGAAAGCAAGTCGGCGAGCCGGTTACCGGCCCTGACCAACTGCCAGTGGCTCATGGCATGACCGTCGGAGAACTGGCCCTGATGTTTAACGGGGAGCGCGCCAAACAACAGCTGCCGCAGGCAAGCCTGACGGTAGTGCCCATGCAGCACTACACACGCCAGCAGTGGTACGACCAAACAGGCTTGCCCTGGGTAAAGCCCTCCCCTAACATGCTTACCCTCACCACGGCCGCTGTGTATCCTGCCACCTGCCTGCTGGAGGGCACCAACGTTTCAGAAGCGCGCGGCACCCTGCACCCTTTCGAGCGCATCGGCGCAGCCTGGGCCGACGGAGAAAAGCTGGCCCGCCAACTTAATAGCTACAACCTGAAAGGCGTCCGCTTCAGGCCGGTCCGCTTCACCCCGGACAGCATTGTAGACGGTGTTAAAATATATCCGCCCAAGTTCCTGGGGCAGACCTGCGAGGGCGCGGAAATGGTGATAACAGATCGTAACGCGTTTGCGCCAGCCAAAGCCGGTGTTTACATTCTGCACGCCTTACAAACGCTCTACCCGCAGCAGTTGGAGTGGCGCGAAGCACGCATGGACCGCCTTTGGGGAACTCCCCTGGTGCGCCAGCAACTACAGTCCGGCAAGAAACCCGCTGCTATCGTAAAAGAGTGGAACCGGGGGCTGCAAGCCTTTCAGGAGGTACGGCAGCAGTATTTACTGTATAAGTAG
- a CDS encoding endonuclease/exonuclease/phosphatase family protein: MKTAKKTIFYFSLVAGTLLILVTLLSLIYNVGLWYLKVLDFPRVQVLLGLLLLLLLFVASNHRWKLPSVLFLAGLLASIALQAYFILPYTPLVGTTVASVAPAAVEKDRRFSLLLANVWMKNRQVETLLSIIQQSDPDIVLVMETDKWWIARLAPLRKEYPYQVEYPLDNTYGMALYSRMPLESTQVRFLAHQTVPSIHTKVILDAGAVFTLHAMHPVPPKPSKYPDNVGDGENEVALLKVGKMVQQRQTPTIVAGDFNDVSWSNTSRLFGVKSRLGNVRIGRGLYNSFDATSNILRWPLDQIFVSEEFRLVELRRLPDFGSDHFPFYAELALPE; the protein is encoded by the coding sequence ATGAAGACAGCAAAGAAAACCATCTTCTACTTTTCGTTAGTGGCAGGCACGCTACTGATCCTGGTCACCCTGCTTTCCCTGATCTACAACGTGGGCTTGTGGTACTTGAAGGTATTGGACTTCCCGAGGGTGCAGGTGTTACTCGGCCTGCTCCTGCTGCTGCTGCTTTTTGTTGCGTCCAATCACCGCTGGAAGCTTCCGTCGGTGCTGTTCCTGGCGGGGCTTTTGGCAAGTATAGCGCTGCAGGCCTATTTTATTCTGCCCTACACCCCGCTAGTCGGAACAACAGTCGCATCCGTGGCTCCCGCTGCTGTGGAAAAAGACAGGCGCTTCAGCTTGCTGCTTGCCAACGTCTGGATGAAGAACAGACAGGTTGAGACGCTTCTCTCCATCATTCAGCAGTCGGACCCGGACATTGTGCTGGTGATGGAAACCGACAAGTGGTGGATTGCGCGCCTTGCTCCTCTCCGGAAAGAATACCCTTATCAGGTGGAGTACCCGCTGGATAACACATACGGCATGGCACTTTATTCCAGGATGCCGCTGGAGAGCACACAGGTCAGGTTTCTGGCGCATCAGACGGTGCCGTCCATCCACACAAAAGTTATACTTGATGCAGGAGCTGTGTTTACCCTCCACGCCATGCACCCTGTGCCGCCCAAGCCAAGCAAGTACCCGGATAATGTCGGAGATGGCGAGAATGAGGTAGCGCTGCTGAAAGTTGGAAAAATGGTGCAGCAGCGGCAAACTCCTACCATCGTGGCCGGCGACTTTAACGACGTGAGCTGGTCAAACACGTCCCGCTTGTTCGGCGTTAAAAGCAGGCTGGGCAACGTGCGCATCGGCAGGGGGCTGTACAACTCGTTTGATGCCACTTCCAACATACTCAGATGGCCACTGGACCAAATTTTCGTTTCTGAGGAGTTCCGGCTGGTGGAACTGCGCAGGCTTCCTGACTTCGGCTCTGATCATTTTCCTTTCTACGCAGAGCTGGCACTGCCAGAGTAA
- a CDS encoding M1 family metallopeptidase: protein MKKSKTLLLALFSFASTTLLAQQQNNWTWGGPLDPEQAKYDVKHYTLRLAVAPQQKRISGSVDVRVKVLEPTDLIRLNLIDAYTVDAVKVNGKKAGFTRTPDGLDVQLRKKVQPGQVVTVQVGYAGLAPEAVRPPWQGGFTFAQDANGKHWVGLSSQNEGAKIFMPCKDHPSDEPDEGVTQYITVPAGYVAAANGLLQGQTQQNGSVTYHWQSNYTTNNYGINFTVGDFVALQREYTTIEGNKMPMVVYLLRQNESKLPELMDVLETSLRTQEKYFGEYPFWKEKAGVVETPYLGMEHQTINAYGNKFRFTKVGQTTHDNLLYHELGHEWWGNKVSVRDWADFWIQEGLCSYGDWLFVEEHAGHEAYLKHVQQVARSIPNRTPIIQRENMDSDEAYHGEIYTKGAHVMHSLRFLLGEELFFKTIRGFLSSPAHTYANQVKTADLQQYITEHTGQDIAPFFDLYLRTTEVPEVLVQKLGADSYAISIPNINFALPMDVQTDTGTQRLTLSKEPQQVKSAAPPLVDAQGWYLKRIRTEKGTL, encoded by the coding sequence ATGAAAAAAAGCAAAACGCTCCTGCTGGCCCTGTTCAGCTTCGCATCCACCACGCTGCTGGCCCAGCAGCAAAACAACTGGACCTGGGGCGGCCCCCTCGACCCCGAGCAGGCCAAGTATGATGTAAAGCACTATACCCTGCGGCTGGCAGTAGCGCCACAGCAAAAGCGTATCTCCGGCTCCGTCGATGTGCGCGTGAAAGTGTTGGAGCCGACAGACCTTATCCGCCTTAACCTGATTGATGCCTACACGGTGGATGCCGTAAAGGTAAACGGTAAGAAAGCTGGCTTTACCCGCACTCCCGATGGGCTGGATGTACAACTGCGCAAAAAAGTACAGCCGGGGCAGGTAGTAACGGTACAGGTTGGTTATGCCGGCCTGGCACCGGAAGCCGTGCGACCGCCGTGGCAGGGTGGCTTTACCTTTGCGCAGGATGCCAATGGCAAGCACTGGGTAGGACTGTCCTCCCAAAACGAGGGAGCCAAGATCTTCATGCCCTGCAAAGACCATCCCTCCGACGAGCCCGACGAAGGTGTTACGCAGTACATCACCGTGCCTGCAGGCTATGTAGCCGCCGCCAACGGGCTACTGCAAGGCCAGACACAGCAAAACGGCTCTGTTACCTACCACTGGCAAAGCAACTACACCACCAATAACTATGGCATTAACTTTACTGTGGGGGATTTTGTGGCACTACAGCGGGAATACACCACCATCGAGGGAAATAAAATGCCGATGGTCGTTTACCTTCTGCGCCAGAACGAAAGCAAGTTACCGGAGCTAATGGATGTGCTGGAAACCAGCCTGCGAACACAGGAAAAGTACTTCGGCGAATACCCTTTCTGGAAAGAAAAGGCCGGTGTGGTCGAAACACCCTACCTCGGCATGGAGCACCAGACCATCAATGCCTACGGCAACAAGTTCCGCTTTACAAAAGTGGGGCAGACAACGCATGACAACCTGCTGTACCATGAGCTGGGGCATGAGTGGTGGGGCAACAAAGTGAGCGTGCGCGACTGGGCTGACTTTTGGATACAGGAGGGCCTTTGCTCTTACGGCGATTGGCTGTTTGTAGAGGAGCATGCCGGCCACGAGGCTTATCTGAAGCACGTGCAGCAGGTGGCCAGGAGCATCCCTAACCGAACGCCCATCATCCAGCGCGAAAACATGGATTCAGACGAGGCTTACCACGGCGAGATCTATACCAAAGGGGCACACGTCATGCACTCCCTTCGTTTCCTGTTGGGCGAGGAGCTCTTCTTCAAAACCATCCGGGGCTTCCTCTCATCCCCTGCGCATACTTACGCCAACCAGGTAAAAACGGCAGACCTGCAGCAGTACATCACTGAGCATACGGGGCAGGACATCGCGCCTTTCTTTGACCTGTACCTGCGCACAACCGAGGTGCCCGAGGTGCTGGTGCAAAAGCTTGGCGCCGACAGCTACGCCATCAGCATCCCTAACATTAACTTTGCCCTGCCAATGGACGTGCAAACCGATACCGGCACACAACGCCTGACGCTTTCCAAAGAGCCGCAACAGGTGAAATCTGCAGCCCCTCCACTGGTAGATGCACAGGGCTGGTACCTGAAGCGGATACGCACGGAAAAGGGTACACTCTAG